The Xiphophorus maculatus strain JP 163 A chromosome 23, X_maculatus-5.0-male, whole genome shotgun sequence genome contains a region encoding:
- the LOC102233204 gene encoding arylsulfatase I, with product MATTTLTGFSVMSLLSLGYMSWDLMSPNQVENEPDQTFNDRSPVQQPPHIIFIMTDDQGFNDIGYHSSDIRTPVLDKLAADGVKLENYYVQPICTPSRSQLITGRYQIHTGLQHSIIRPRQPNCLPFNQVTLPQRLQQLGYSTHMVGKWHLGFYKKECLPTRRGFDTYLGSLTGSMNYYTYESCDGPRLCGFDLHEGELVAWRHRGKYSTHLYTQRVRKILAAHDPLSKPLFIFLSFQAVHTPLQCPQEYIHPYKELENVARRKYAAMVSIVDEAVRNITYALRKYGYYQNSVLIFSTDNGGQPLSGGSNWPLRGRKGTYWEGGVRGLGFVHSPLLRKKRRVSKALVHITDWYPTLVGLAGGNESLTEGVDGYNVWEAISEGKESPRFEILHNIDPLYNYARNGSLQKGFGIWNTAIQASIRAGDWKLLTGDPGYGDWIPPPILPGFPREYWNLERHIKPRKSVWLFNVSGDPYERFDLSEQRPDVVKELLARLVYYNRTAVPVRYPSEDPQADPQLNGGAWGPWMGDEEEENWDTVYKKENMEWKRKFKMFKSKSIFRRLNTRMMSNKI from the exons ATGGCAACAACAACCCTGACTGGTTTCTCAGTGATGAGCCTGCTGAGCCTTGGCTACATGAGCTGGGATCTGATGAGCCCCAATCAGGTGGAAAACGAGCCTGACCAAACTTTCAATGACAGGTCTCCTGTCCAGCAACCTCCTCATATAATCTTTATCATGACAGATGACCAGGGCTTCAACGACATTGGCTATCACAGCTCTGACATTAGGACACCTGTACTGGATAAACTGGCTGCAGATGGTGTGAAGCTGGAGAATTATTATGTTCAGCCCATCTGTACACCGTCCCGAAGTCAACTCATCACCGGCAG GTACCAAATTCATACCGGCCTTCAGCACTCCATCATCCGTCCACGCCAACCCAACTGCCTGCCCTTCAACCAGGTCACCCTCCCTCAGAGACTTCAGCAGCTCGGCTATTCAACCCACATGGTTGGCAAGTGGCACCTGGGTTTCTACAAGAAGGAGTGCTTGCCCACGAGACGAGGCTTTGACACATATTTGGGCTCTCTGACGGGCAGCATGAACTACTACACATATGAGTCCTGTGATGGCCCCAGGCTTTGCGGGTTTGATCTCCATGAGGGCGAGTTGGTTGCCTGGAGACACAGGGGTAAATACTCCACACATCTGTACACTCAGAGAGTTCGCAAGATCCTAGCGGCCCATGATCCTCTGTCCAAGCCACTCTTCATCTTCCTGTCCTTTCAAGCTGTTCACACACCTCTGCAGTGTCCTCAGGAATACATCCACCCATATAAGGAGCTGGAGAACGTTGCACGTAGGAAGTACGCCGCAATGGTCTCCATTGTAGATGAAGCTGTTCGCAACATAACGTATGCTCTCCGCAAGTATGGATACTATCAAAACAGCGTCCTAATTTTCTCCACTGATAATGGTGGCCAGCCTTTGTCTGGGGGCAGCAATTGGCCACTTCGAGGACGTAAAGGTACTTACTGGGAGGGTGGTGTCCGAGGTTTAGGGTTTGTCCATAGCCCTCTCttgaggaagaaaaggagggTTAGTAAAGCACTTGTACACATTACTGACTGGTATCCCACATTGGTTGGGTTGGCAGGTGGCAATGAGTCCCTGACTGAGGGGGTTGATGGGTACAATGTCTGGGAGGCCATCAGTGAAGGAAAAGAGTCACCCAGATTTGAGATACTCCACAATATTGATCCTTTGTACAACTATGCACGCAATGGATCCCTGCAGAAAGGATTTGGGATTTGGAATACCGCAATTCAGGCCTCCATACGAGCAGGAGACTGGAAACTTCTGACCGGAGACCCTGGTTATGGAGATTGGATCCCACCTCCTATTCTTCCAGGTTTTCCTAGGGAATATTGGAACCTGGAGAGACACATTAAACCTCGCAAATCTGTGTGGCTCTTTAATGTTTCCGGAGATCCCTATGAACGTTTTGACCTGTCTGAACAGAGGCCAGATGTTGTGAAGGAGCTCTTAGCCAGACTGGTGTACTACAACAGGACGGCAGTACCCGTAAGGTATCCCTCAGAGGACCCACAGGCAGACCCCCAACTAAATGGTGGAGCCTGGGGTCCCTGGATgggagatgaagaggaggagaactGGGATACTgtttacaagaaagaaaacatggaatgGAAAAGAAAGTTTAAGATGTTCAAAAGCAAGTCAATTTTTAGAAGACTCAACACAAGGATGATGTCTAACAAAATATAG
- the LOC111606851 gene encoding nucleolar and coiled-body phosphoprotein 1-like isoform X2: MSVNASQLELNQLIYRHLKEHGFLSAAEELQRHSPQVESKPSVSLLDIYKSWLKNPKKKRCPKSEKCSKSGEQKTPSKAKTASTRKKTDKPAKIPASPKKSVPAKRKKSDEKPSQSVKAKKSKPNTMEKASGDESDSDSSLDIEKWKKLLDQLTEVDVAKMETINALASESQPKKKRVRKPQAKPLSEADAPVQQNGETIGQNEQGIEKVGTQTPTKKNAAKRSKKESPARDSSPTMQSPNKRVKSVEDKQASSEIPEKFEKQTELQEMLVPVNAKDAMAQETKKKKKKKKEKEKNEDKIEGSANETNSDGKDSKEKRSEITEQEEAGKTEGAKRTTKEGKMEERGSDDDNISELSLQKKKAKKKEKDKSSSEEGLAQIDKKKKMMVVSEENLKQPDKIIKPGKPKKKENNNMEGNLEYVSVGEEGSGVQTIEEIENSKEIVTKEKTSSEEYSAEMHKKKAKKKKDKSVMEENLEHGTMAVEENVEDEYNSEQIGGKKKSKKKKREPLGCKEFPEEVVQEKKAKKNEKSDENDLVEEEKPKGDDDHTNNKCTLETDEGSLEVTSPLKKKKKKNKLKSDEAPEEAEISTQNASTTQSNSADVHKKKKKSKRTES; encoded by the exons ATGTCTGTGAACGCATCACAACTGGAGCTGAACCAGCTCATCTACCGCCATTTGAAGGAGCATGGTTTCCTTTCAGCTGCAGAGGAGCTTCAGAGGCACAGCCCACAG GTGGAGTCAAAACCATCAGTCTCTTTATTAGACATCTACAAATCATGGTTAAA GaacccaaaaaagaaaaggtgtccaaaatcagaaaaatgctCGAAATCAGGAGAACAAAAGACTCCCTCTAAAg CCAAGACTGCCTCAACAAGGAAGAAGACGGATAAACCAGCTAAAATCCCAGCTTCACCAAAGAAG tctgttccagcaaaaagaaaaaaaagtgacgAAAAGCCAAGTCAAAGTGTTAAAGCAAAGAAATCTAAGCCTAACACAATGGAGAAAGCTTCTGGTGACGAATCTGACTCCGACAGCAGTCTGGATATAGAGAAGTGGAAGAAATTACTCGACCAGTTGACAG AGGTTGACGTTGCCAAGATGGAAACCATCAACGCTCTGGCCTCTGAATCGCAACCCAAGAAAAAGAGAGTCAGAAAGCCGCAAGCCAAACCTCTGTCCGAAGCTGACGCTCCTGTCCAGCAAAATGGTGAGACAATTGGACAGAATGAACAGGGCATAGAGAAAGTTGGGACACAAACGCCGACAAAGAAGAATGCAGCAAAAAGGAGCAAGAAAGAAAGTCCAGCACGTGATTCCTCCCCGACCATGCAGAGTCCgaataaaagagtaaaaagtgTAGAGGACAAGCAGGCTTCATCCGAAATCCCTgagaaatttgaaaaacaaacagaattacaAGAAATGTTGGTCCCTGTGAATGCCAAAGATGCAATGGcacaagaaaccaaaaaaaagaagaagaaaaagaaagaaaaggagaaaaatgaggACAAGATAGAGGGGAGTGCAAATGAGACAAATAGTGATGGAAaagacagcaaagaaaaaaggagtGAAATCACCGAGCAGGAGGAGGCTGGTAAGACAGAAGGAGCAAAGAGAACGACTAAAGAAGGAAAGATGGAAGAGAGAGGCAGTGACGAtgacaacatttctgagttaagcttacagaaaaagaaagcgaaaaagaaggaaaaagacaAATCCAGCAGCGAGGAAGGTTTAGCTCAAatagacaaaaagaagaaaatgatggTTGTTAGTGAAGAAAATTTGAAACAaccagataaaataataaaacctggtaaaccaaagaaaaaagaaaataacaatatgGAGGGTAATTTAGAATATGTGAGTGTGGGGGAGGAAGGAAGTGGTGTGCAAACCATTGAAGAAATAGAGAATTCTAAGGAAATAGtaacaaaagagaaaaccaGTAGTGAGGAATATTCGgctgaaatgcataaaaagaaagcaaagaaaaagaaagacaaaagcgTTATGGAGGAAAATTTAGAGCATGGAACTATGGCAgtagaagaaaatgttgaagatgAATACAATTCAGAGCAAATAGGtgggaaaaagaaatcaaagaagaagaaaagagagcCTCTTGGCTGCAAAGAATTCCCAGAGGAAGTCGttcaagaaaagaaagcaaagaagaaTGAGAAGTCTGATGAAAATGATTTAGTTGAAGAAGAGAAACCAAAAGGTGACGATGATCATACGAATAATAAATGCACATTAGAGACGGACGAGGGGAGTCTGGAAGTCACAAGTCctctgaaaaagaagaaaa agaaaaacaaattaaaatcagacgAGGCTCCAGAGGAAGCTGAAATTTCTACACAAAATGCCTCGACAACACAATCTAACTCGGCTGACGTCCACAAAAAG aaaaagaaatccaagaGGACAGAGTCGTGA
- the LOC111606851 gene encoding nucleolar and coiled-body phosphoprotein 1-like isoform X1, translating into MSVNASQLELNQLIYRHLKEHGFLSAAEELQRHSPQVNTVLTDIMVESKPSVSLLDIYKSWLKNPKKKRCPKSEKCSKSGEQKTPSKAKTASTRKKTDKPAKIPASPKKSVPAKRKKSDEKPSQSVKAKKSKPNTMEKASGDESDSDSSLDIEKWKKLLDQLTEVDVAKMETINALASESQPKKKRVRKPQAKPLSEADAPVQQNGETIGQNEQGIEKVGTQTPTKKNAAKRSKKESPARDSSPTMQSPNKRVKSVEDKQASSEIPEKFEKQTELQEMLVPVNAKDAMAQETKKKKKKKKEKEKNEDKIEGSANETNSDGKDSKEKRSEITEQEEAGKTEGAKRTTKEGKMEERGSDDDNISELSLQKKKAKKKEKDKSSSEEGLAQIDKKKKMMVVSEENLKQPDKIIKPGKPKKKENNNMEGNLEYVSVGEEGSGVQTIEEIENSKEIVTKEKTSSEEYSAEMHKKKAKKKKDKSVMEENLEHGTMAVEENVEDEYNSEQIGGKKKSKKKKREPLGCKEFPEEVVQEKKAKKNEKSDENDLVEEEKPKGDDDHTNNKCTLETDEGSLEVTSPLKKKKKKNKLKSDEAPEEAEISTQNASTTQSNSADVHKKKKKSKRTES; encoded by the exons ATGTCTGTGAACGCATCACAACTGGAGCTGAACCAGCTCATCTACCGCCATTTGAAGGAGCATGGTTTCCTTTCAGCTGCAGAGGAGCTTCAGAGGCACAGCCCACAGGTCAACACAGTGCTCACAGACATAATG GTGGAGTCAAAACCATCAGTCTCTTTATTAGACATCTACAAATCATGGTTAAA GaacccaaaaaagaaaaggtgtccaaaatcagaaaaatgctCGAAATCAGGAGAACAAAAGACTCCCTCTAAAg CCAAGACTGCCTCAACAAGGAAGAAGACGGATAAACCAGCTAAAATCCCAGCTTCACCAAAGAAG tctgttccagcaaaaagaaaaaaaagtgacgAAAAGCCAAGTCAAAGTGTTAAAGCAAAGAAATCTAAGCCTAACACAATGGAGAAAGCTTCTGGTGACGAATCTGACTCCGACAGCAGTCTGGATATAGAGAAGTGGAAGAAATTACTCGACCAGTTGACAG AGGTTGACGTTGCCAAGATGGAAACCATCAACGCTCTGGCCTCTGAATCGCAACCCAAGAAAAAGAGAGTCAGAAAGCCGCAAGCCAAACCTCTGTCCGAAGCTGACGCTCCTGTCCAGCAAAATGGTGAGACAATTGGACAGAATGAACAGGGCATAGAGAAAGTTGGGACACAAACGCCGACAAAGAAGAATGCAGCAAAAAGGAGCAAGAAAGAAAGTCCAGCACGTGATTCCTCCCCGACCATGCAGAGTCCgaataaaagagtaaaaagtgTAGAGGACAAGCAGGCTTCATCCGAAATCCCTgagaaatttgaaaaacaaacagaattacaAGAAATGTTGGTCCCTGTGAATGCCAAAGATGCAATGGcacaagaaaccaaaaaaaagaagaagaaaaagaaagaaaaggagaaaaatgaggACAAGATAGAGGGGAGTGCAAATGAGACAAATAGTGATGGAAaagacagcaaagaaaaaaggagtGAAATCACCGAGCAGGAGGAGGCTGGTAAGACAGAAGGAGCAAAGAGAACGACTAAAGAAGGAAAGATGGAAGAGAGAGGCAGTGACGAtgacaacatttctgagttaagcttacagaaaaagaaagcgaaaaagaaggaaaaagacaAATCCAGCAGCGAGGAAGGTTTAGCTCAAatagacaaaaagaagaaaatgatggTTGTTAGTGAAGAAAATTTGAAACAaccagataaaataataaaacctggtaaaccaaagaaaaaagaaaataacaatatgGAGGGTAATTTAGAATATGTGAGTGTGGGGGAGGAAGGAAGTGGTGTGCAAACCATTGAAGAAATAGAGAATTCTAAGGAAATAGtaacaaaagagaaaaccaGTAGTGAGGAATATTCGgctgaaatgcataaaaagaaagcaaagaaaaagaaagacaaaagcgTTATGGAGGAAAATTTAGAGCATGGAACTATGGCAgtagaagaaaatgttgaagatgAATACAATTCAGAGCAAATAGGtgggaaaaagaaatcaaagaagaagaaaagagagcCTCTTGGCTGCAAAGAATTCCCAGAGGAAGTCGttcaagaaaagaaagcaaagaagaaTGAGAAGTCTGATGAAAATGATTTAGTTGAAGAAGAGAAACCAAAAGGTGACGATGATCATACGAATAATAAATGCACATTAGAGACGGACGAGGGGAGTCTGGAAGTCACAAGTCctctgaaaaagaagaaaa agaaaaacaaattaaaatcagacgAGGCTCCAGAGGAAGCTGAAATTTCTACACAAAATGCCTCGACAACACAATCTAACTCGGCTGACGTCCACAAAAAG aaaaagaaatccaagaGGACAGAGTCGTGA